Within Rhodospirillaceae bacterium, the genomic segment TGTCGCCGAAGAGCCGTCTGCGGCGGTCGGCGGCCCGTCTCCAGGCCCAGACGCCGGACCGCGTGTCCCAGTCGAAACGCTCCGCCCGGCCGTCGCGGCGCCGGCGGCGGGCGAAGGCGGACCGGTCGCCATGCGCGGTGCCGCACCGGAGCGCTGCCGCAAGGCTTGCCGCGACGGTCCAGGCGAGCGCCGCCGCCCAGACGAGCCCGACGACGTGACCCTCCAGGCCCAGAGCGATCGCCGCGGCGGTGACCGGCACGGCCAGCGCGGGGGCTGCGAGCACGAAGGCGCGCTCGCGCCAGGTGGAGCGGCGCGGCCCGCCGTCCGGCCGGGGATCTCGGCTCGGGCGTTCGGAATTACGTGCCATGGCGGCGGCCTCCGTTGCGGGGCGCGGGGAACGCCGGCGGCCGGGAGCCTCGCTCCCTCTCCGGCCCCGGCGCCTTCGGCCCGCTCCCGGCCCGGCTCCGCCTCCCGGCGGCGCTCGTCGAGTCAATGGAAACCACCACGCCGGCCGCTGCGGACCGGCATCTCCCCCCTGCATGAAAGGAAATCGACATGCTGAATATCAACCGCGTGACGCTGCTGGGCCATGCCGGGCGCGACCCCGACATCCGGACCCTGCCGGACGGCGGCCGCGCCGCCACGTTCAGCCTGGCCACCACCGAGCGCTGGAAGCGCGACGACGGCGGCACCGCCGAGCGCACCGCGTGGCACCGGATCGCCGTCTACGGCCCCGCCGTCGAGCCCGTCGAGGCGATGGTGCGGAAGGGCGCGGCGGTGCTCGTCGAGGGCCGCCTCGCACACCGGGAGTTCCGCGACCGGCAGGGCCGCGACCGGGCGATCGCCGAGATCGTCGTCGCCGGCCCGCTCGGAATGGTCAACGTGCTCACCCGCAAGCCGCCGGACGAACCGGACGCCGCGGAGGCACCGGCGGCGGAACCGCCGAAGACGGAATCGCCGAAGGCGGATGGCGATGACCCGGACAAGGGCGGCGCCGATGACGGCGGAGACACTTGTGCCGCAGACACTTGTGCCGGAGACCCTCGTGCCGGAGACACTTGTGCCAGGGAAGCGGCGCCTGTCGCGTCCGATGCGTCGGCGCCGGAGGCAGGCAAATGAGAACGGTAGGATCGAACACGCTGCGGGGCGGGCAGACCGTCTTCCACGGGCTCCGCATGTGGGGCCAGCTGCTCCAGGCGGGGATGTTCCTCGCGGCGATCGCCGTCGTGGCTTTCCCGGCCTGGAACGTGGCCCGCCAGACCGACGGCTACGACTGGTACGCCGCGC encodes:
- the ssb gene encoding single-stranded DNA-binding protein; the protein is MLNINRVTLLGHAGRDPDIRTLPDGGRAATFSLATTERWKRDDGGTAERTAWHRIAVYGPAVEPVEAMVRKGAAVLVEGRLAHREFRDRQGRDRAIAEIVVAGPLGMVNVLTRKPPDEPDAAEAPAAEPPKTESPKADGDDPDKGGADDGGDTCAADTCAGDPRAGDTCAREAAPVASDASAPEAGK